A region of the Phoenix dactylifera cultivar Barhee BC4 chromosome 10, palm_55x_up_171113_PBpolish2nd_filt_p, whole genome shotgun sequence genome:
AGAAAACTTGCATTTGTTGTCATTAGTGATCCCAGTGAAGATGATGGTGCTGACCTAATATACCACTGGTGTTGTAGTGTCAGTCATCTCTCCTTGGAATTCATGCATCTTTGCCACTAGTTGCTTGTTAGTGGTGCTGCTGCCACCTGCATACATAGTTGTTGCTGATGCTTTTAAGTAGTCGTTCCATTTCTCGTTGCAattattcttcttgcatggacTTGTGCACATGTCTCTGTTAGATCCTTCCAATGTCTAAAAATTTGTTCTCATGGACTTCTATCCAAGTTTCATACCATCTATGTTTAAGTGCTGCCTACTGGTGCTTAAGAATAATATGATGAATCTGGGTAAAATAGGGCAAGATAGCTCATTTACAGATGGAAAGTCCAAACTAATAAGACAGTGCTTCCATCCAAATTGATACAACTGTCAGTTTCAAAAGATTCTCTTTATTTTTCAGGTGAAAATGGAAGAAACACTGAAGTAACCTTTCCTTAAATAGAAAGGTTGCGAACTTGGGGTTTACGTGCAATAAAGGGACTAATACCCTCCCATACCCCTGTGAGAAGTTCTTTTACATTGtatacattcatttgacaaTGGTTGAAAGGGAGAAACAGTGATAGGCAGCGGAGTGTGTAGGTTGGCGGGATTTACCAATTGTTGGTTATTGAGCTGGCTTCTGGTGCTGAGTATGCCCAGGTTTCCTTCTAATGCACTCAATGTATTAGTTCAATTGTTGTGCTAGTTATATGTCAGAATGTGAGTTATATGTCAATGTATAGTCACATGAAATGTGGAAGCAGCCATGGTGGAGCTTACTCTAGATTTTGTAttctttttaaaattcatcaagaATTTAAGCTTTTCTGCCCAGATCGGTAGgagtttacttatttatttatttttttgtttatcaTTGTGGGCTACCTTTTGATGTCTCCAGTTGGATAGTTTTGCTGGCTTTTATagttaatatcatatgtttTTGTGTATGAAATGCTGACCACAAGTGTGTTTTTCAGAGCATTGGTTCACAGTATGGttgaaatattatttttatgtggGAGTGAAAAAAGAGCTGTGATTGCAACCCTAGGAGTTTTAAGCCACCATGCAGATGATGGATCTAAAGTTGATCAGAATGAGGTGATAATGATCGTTAAATTTCTGGCAGTCAGTTTCAGCTTACTCACTTGGGGCTGTTTCAGTTTTACTAACGCTGTTGATGCAATATTTAAACAGATGGTATCTAAAGCCTTAGATGGCCTATCAATTGAGTCAGCTTCAGATTTGCAGAAAGTTCTAAGGGTCAATGCATATGATTCACGGACAGCTGCTTTTCATCATCTTATTGCGACACTTCCTGTATTTCGAAGTCGTATGGGGGCAATACTATTCCTTATATCTGCTCTACTTTCACGAGGACTGGTATGTGCAGCAGTCTACTTATTTTCATTTATAATACTAGATTATGAATTTAGTGCCCCTGCTTTTCCTTGTCTTAAGAAACATGTTGCTTAACTTTATTTCTTGGACTAGTATATTTGGCATTTCTAAGACTTATTTTATTGacgaaattactaactaaaTCTTGCAATTGCAATTTTCATTCTGGGAATTAATTCAAATGTATATAATGCACCCGTTTACAGTATATGCATGGAATAGATGAGTGCCTCTAGGGGAAAACCCTATTTTTGAATTATACAATAATATTTCATCTTGAAGATGATAATTAAGTTTTCAATATATAATAAATCCACTAACAGGAAAAAGAAAGTGTTAGAGAGGTAGCATGGTAACAATAGTACGAGTAGTGGATATAAAAACATCGAATCACAGGATGACTTCAGGTGTTGCTTGTGTATGAGTGGTCATGAGTGAATGATTGCAAATATTAAGTGACACCCGATTGACTGATGTGGAGATTGTAATAGCATGATGCTGGTGATTAGGGACAAAAGGCAAGCTGACATGGTACAgtagaagctttttttttttttgagcaataACATGGTATGAGAGGAACTTATTGCATAATGATCAGGTGACAAGGGAAATGATAGCGATGAGATGATTACTGTATAGAATTTTCAGTTAGTGGAGCCTTGGAAGGTTTGTTGATACAAACAGCCAATGAACTTTAAGATATGATGATCCCTCCAAGGCAGAACTTCTGGCAGCTTGTTACCTGATACTCCAAGTATGGTTCCTTGATGTGTGGGCCACTGGGACACTTTGAACACTTTATATCACTCCTTCACACTTCAGATTATTGAATCAAGGTGTCATCACCATTACATGTATACTTTTAACATGCCTACATTTAAGTTGTTTAACACAACTATGAGCAAATGTTTTATCAATTTCATAAATTCGCAGTGCAGTCACTCCAACTAAATATTCatcatatgcatatatacatacttAATTACAAACACATGTATAACATATAGATGTGTCCCATGCTGGATTTCATTAAGGCTTTTAATGTCATGtttttttttagatgcttgGGCACTTTTCTAACCTTGCCATATGTCCGAGTAGCATTGATTATGCATGATGTGAAAATTggcaaatttgaaattttaagggGGGTTCCACAGTAAACAAGATGGAAAAAGGCCAAAAACCTAGTGCATGCATGATGAGAGAACATATAGTGCTGCTTGAGTCTCAAGGTAGTTTCTAAGCGAAGTGAAATGAGGCTCTCCAAATCATTGTCACAAATGAACAATATTAGCAATAACTTCAAAAACGGAGAGATGTAACAAGCAGCAGAGAGTGTAGCAGTGATGCCTGCTAGGGGACGGAACAGCAGAGATGCCTGCTAGGAGACCACATTTAGATTATCTACAATGCAACAACCAAAAAGATAGATATTAACCCAGGAATGCAAAAAGGGTTAAGATGTATTTGTAAATTCATCGAAGGAAAAATTTGGGGGGAGGGGGACTTTGTTCTTGAATGACCGTTGTAAAATGGTAGAAGGAATCAATTTAGCATGGAAGCAAAAGAGGGGATTGTCTATTATATAGAAGCAAAAGAAcatgaatgtttttttttttttggtcaacacAAGAAATGGATTCATGTTAAAGTGTTGAAGTCAATCATAAAATAACAGAAGATGTCGATTTTGTAAAATTACAAGCTATGTCCTTGAAAAATTTATCAGCATTTGAGAATGGGAGAACAAACTAGTCATCAAGAAAGTGGTCAATGTTATTTTAAAAATCAGTAAATTATATTGTGGGGGGATAAGAGGATATGAACTTTTCTATAGGACAACAAGATGGGAGAGCCAAAAGAAGGACGTGCCAAGTaggtagaaaaaaaaaaccctaaagaATACAGGCACTGAACAATTGGCATGCCCAAGAAAAGGAGAGCCAAAATCCATGGATAAAACGCGAAGGGCATAAATCCAACTAAAGTTAAAGCATGCCACTGAAATGCTTGGGAACAAATAGATGCTCAAAACTAGTCTCCTACATAATTTGGGTCAGATTTGGAAATACCAGGGGAATCTAAGGAATGAAGAAAGTTGGCTCAGAGTTGAAGGTTGAAGGGAAGTGAAACAATAGAGGTGGAATCAAATTGACTGATTTGAGTGGGGTCTGctaggaagaggagaaggaagcaCACCAAAACCTAGTTGGGGGTCTTTcactctttaaaaaaaatgcttaaTAGGTAGGATCAACTATGACAAAAAATCCTAGCCTTCATTTACTCAGCAAGCAGATCCGGGGTAAAACCTCTGAAATACCATTATCGGTGCTTTGAGAAGATGGATCTGTTATTTAGAATCTCCTCTaccattttttttgaattcagtGGAAGGGAGGCTGCATCATTCTCTCACTGTAAATTTTTTAACCTTGGGATTGTGATGACCATCTTTGAACTATATTCTTAGGGGCAATAGAATATTTTCCAATAGCTTTCACTTGTTCATTGTTTATTTACTAGAGATAATGATGTCAGGAAGATATTATTCTATATCCAGCAATTTAAGGGCCTTTCTAAGCCACTAATTCTAAATGTACTAAAAGCAAAACtcagttttcaatgatattatgtaaTTTCATGATTAAAGTTACTCACTTTTGGAACGTGAGAAATTTGTGGAAAATAGAAGTGAACTGAGCATCATTAACATGTGTTTATAACAATTCACATATGCAAACTCGTTTTCTTATGGATATTTTTGGTCAAGCTAGCTGTACATTTTTCATCGCTTACAGTAATAAATGGTTATTATCCTTGCCATAATATCTTTTCAAAAGCAACAATCCCAAAAATTCAGTTTATATATTGCTGATGCTTGCTAACTAGTAATTGATgagtttgaatttgaagaacctGTTGTTTAAGGGTGGCTGTTGCTGAAGCTTTACTGACCTTATCACAATGTAGGAATCCATTCAAGCAGATAGGGATGATCCTAACCCACCGCTGGTCACGGCTCCATTCGGGCATGCCTCACaggtatatcatgcaacttGAATTTTTATTGTTGGACGCATTGTTCATCAACTTACTTTTTCTTTGGATAAAGAGTAAAGTTCATATTGTAGaaagggttggggggggggggggatcatGTGATGGTTCATAAGAATGCTTTGACTAGCAATGGATGTCCTCCTACTATCCTACTCTGAAGCATCAGGTTAAGTCCCATTGTATCTGTTTGTATGAATAAATATTGCTTATGGACAAGCATCCCTCATGCCAATGCTAAGCTCCTTTTGGACATTTCTGCCTTAATCTTAGTTACATTTGATGATTTTACTGTCAATCAGTGTTCCTTCAATATCTTCAGGTCCAAATTTGGTACAAGAGGAGAATGTTGTCATCTGTATCAAAATGGGGGCTGTATTATTGCGTGGCTTAAGTGGATAATTAATTCTGGTTTGAAGAGCCATCATTTGTCTTCCAAGCTAATAGAACTTTACGGGTTTCCTACACTCAGATATCTATTCCTAAAGTGCTTGCTTCTCTTCTACAATTTCCTATTCTTGGTATTTTAAGTCAACTTCTGGTCTTGCCTGTTGCCTTTTGCTTTCCTGTTCCGACTCTAAACCCTGAGGCTGCTCTAGGGCATCTTACATTTCAAAGTCATGATCTTGTTCTATTTTGTAATTCagattttttgattttgatggttgaGATTTTTCAGCAGGTATTTGGTTGGTAAAAGAAGTTCAAAATGGTAGTAAGATGATAAGAGCCAAAAATCCAGCTAATAACGTTTCAAAAGTTTTTGAGTGATAGATAGCTCTGGTATTCAGAGAAAAGGTTTGTACTATTGACATTCATCATGTGCAAGGGCAAGAAGTTAGTTTATATTGCTAAAAGGATTGccctaataaaataatattttagttatgcgCTTTGGTTGCAGAGCATTTCTACGATCTTATGGAAGACCTGTTTAATTGCTGACAAATCCTGTATTCCTCAGGAAATCGTGAATCTACTGCTCTGTGGACGGGCTGTCCCAAATGTATTTGATGGCAGAATGGATCTTGGTGGCGGCATGTTCCTCAAAGGCATACCCACAAACGTGGAGGTTGGGTTCCTTTCCCTCCTGGAATCTCTTAATTTCTGCAAGGTTGGTCAGTTTCTAAAATGCCCGAAGTGGCCAATATGGGTGGTGGGAAGTGAATCCCACTACACGGTTCTCTTTGCGCTCGACCCCTCGGTGCAAGAAGAAAACGAGCTGGAAGTACGGGCGTCGAAGATCAGGAGAGCATTCGATGCGCAGGACCAGAGTGGAGGGGGAGGTTTCATCAGTGTGGAAGGATTTCAGCAAGTTCTCACGGAGGCCAACATAACTCTGCCACGCGAAAAGCTTGAAAGCCTCTGCTGTACAGGATTTATTGTATGGAGCGAATTCTGGCAGGCCCTGCTGGATCTGGATAAAAGCATGGGAGGCTTTAAGGACTCATCTGGGTTAATGGGCAAGAAGCTTTTTGACATCTACCATTTCAATGGAATTGCCAAGTCGGTATTGAATGGGAATTCAGCAGCAGGAGGCGAGAATCCGCTGCAGAGACCAAGACTCTGTAAATTGAGCGTGTCGGTTCCTCCGAGGTGGACCCAGGAAGAGTTTCTGGCTGATATGGTGACTGCTTTAAGCAGCGATACCAGTGGGAAAGAGAGTGGAATCGTTGAGCTAAATCAGCCTTCTCAGCATGCACCACTGGTCGACTGCATTAGAACTCGGTGGGCCCGTGCCACTTGTTGCTGGGTTGGAGATGCTCCCAGTATTGTCTAGTAAGAAAGAGTCCGTGCAAACCCGTGAATGGGGTCCCATTGAGGTATGTTCTTCTTTTCCCCACAAACACCGGCGTATGGGGGCGGTACGTGAAGCTTGGAGGCCATATTAATGCAGGGCTGTTCCAGCTTGTGGCGATTACATTCGAACTGAAAGTGCCTGATTGTTGTAATGGCTTCTGTTTATTTGCTTATATTATGATGCACTGAAATGTCAGTTTTCTTGTCAAATCGTATACGTGATTTTGTGAAATCTCAAACTTCAATTGGAATGGAAGTTTAAGATATATCTTGAGTGATTGTTTCTTGCAGGTGCTTCTGAGCTGGAATCCTGTCGTGGCCAAAATGGAGCTCTGTAATTTTATAACCGCAACAGCAGCTCTTTAAAAACACCTGCAGAAGGTAAGAACCTAGTGAAAAGCCACCGGTCACAGTTTTGCGCTCTTTTCCCTGCAGCTAGCAATAAATCTGGAACAGCAAGCAGGTTAAAAAAAGATTGGAGATGCCCGAAATTTAGCCGAGTACAGCTCCAGTGACGTGGACAGAAAACATGTAATACCCCAGCATTTCTAAAATGATTTTACAAAGAATCCTAGCTTCCTAAATCCTACTAGAACATTTCATAtgctagccaaaaaaaaaaaaaaaaaagacggcCAGACCGTAAATCTATCAAAAAGATTTGTAACAAAATACAAATAGAATTGAAGAACTTGGTACGCCTGGAGATGAGCTATATCTCATTGAATGGAGCTTCCACAAGTCATTAACACTATATTTACCTACtagaaataaatttttaaaagaatgtGCAAGGTCATGAATTTTCCACAGGCAGTTCAATGAATAATATTTTAGGAATACAACCATCGTTTTATCAGGATTTGACTACTGAGAAATAGATCACACTGTTCATCACTCAACCTCACAAGATTTTAAAGTATCGTACAGCACTGGTTGGTTTTCTTGGCTTGCTTGTAGAACATCTGTGGAAGGCAGCAAAAAAGCAACCATAATGTCAAAAAACAAGCTTTAGAGTATGGTTCTCGTGTGGATTGACTATGTACTCTGGAATATATTAATGGATTAACGATAATGCATGAATATAAGCGCTGAAAAAAAAGGTACTCTCTGATCTACAATCTGCAATGTTTCTATTATTTCTATAATGTTGGTCTTCCAATCATCTGCTCTTACAAAGTAAAAAAGCAACAAAGTAATCACATAGCTTCTATAATAATAGTAGCAAACAAATGACTGACTGGCATCTACTTGTTCCTCAAAACAGCCTCACTGTGCACTCTGCAAAGTGTCGAGTTTACTTCTCACAATTAAAGTGTGCATGAGGCCATTATGTAGGCAGACAATTTTGTGAGGATAACATCGATGGTGATCAGAATATCGATAAACAGGCCATCTGCATGGCCCGAAGTTTGAGATAACTCTAAGGTGTGCCATCCAAGAAACAGGGAAGGCATAGAGCATCAAACTACCATTAATTCCTATTTGTATCTGTATGCGCTTGAATAAAATATTGGTGCAGATGCTAGTGGCCTTGTGAATTCATACCTGGGAGGCAGCACTCAGATCTGAACTTTTCTCCACTAAGCTATCCAATTTCTCCCCTCGTGCAAGCACGCTATCAATAGTCTTATGCTGCATAAGTTCCAACAAGCATGTGTGAAAACCAATCAACCAGAAGAATAAACAATGTAGTAGTTATATCTCTGACATATCAATATCTAAAGAGTGGATTTTCACAAAAATATTACACCTCTCCTACTCATTGAAATAGGGAGTGGACATCAAATGACCCTTCATCATCCTTCTAGACCCATTGTACGCGTAATTGATGTGTATCATTGAGTTTTCATATCCATAACAGTAAATTGTCCATTTGGTTAATTAGCCACCTTTTCTCTCTTTAGAATAACTTAAACAaacaacaaaacaaaaataCCAACTGAAAAGAAAAACCTGTATCGAGAAACCAAGCAAAAGGCATAGCTGAAAGTAACACAAGGGTTtaagcaaaaccaacaaagatcaCCATGGCAATTATATGCAACAAATAGATCCTAGTGCCGACTTTCAAGTATCACAAACTTTAAAAGAGAAGAATCAGAAAAGAATCAGGCACAGAAAACCAATTAGCTAATAAGATTTGGTCATGAGTGATGGCAAAAAGATTTGCTATAATGGCTGTCAAAACTAAAATGCACCCAGATATAACAAAGAAAGTTCCAGGACAtccaaaagagaaaaagaaatagtgTGGCTAAACAATAGACACTGATTAAAAACTTGAATTAAAGGGATTAATATGatggaatctctctctctctctctctctctctctctctctctataggcATTTCCTGCTGCCTGCAAAAGCATCGTTTATTAATACATTTCAGAGACTGTCATCAATGTAACGGTTTATGACACCATGCTTGTAAGGTAAGATTAGAAGGGAAGAGCCAAATGTCGTGAAATCAGCACAAAATGTTACGAATCGGGTCCTATCCAGTCTGGGATTGAATAGGAGAGGTCTGGTCTCCCAATCATGACTGCCCATGTATTGTACGACATTCACGATCAAGCAGGCTCCATGCAGCATGACCGTTCCATCCTGGCCATCACGCAATACACAAACAGCTGTGATTAGGATACTAGACTCATCCAGACCAACCCTAAACTAGAGAGGATCCAAGCTCAAAAGTTACACTAGGATTCTCTCTTAAAGCCCAGATGGAATATACTTAATAcccactctcttttttttctcaaaaaaaatccCTATTTCTCTTCTGCCATCCAGTCAAAATGCGATCTTTGTAGATAAATCGTCTTCAGGTCCTTGGTTTGATGGCAATCAAATGACAAGTGCAGTCCCTGGCCATGTTTCCTTTATCTGCTAGTCCCAGGTCTATCATTGCAACCACTTGTGCTTTATTTGATACACACTCGTGCCTAATTTGTACCTAATTAGCCTATTTAATACATACTCGTGCGCTTATAGTTTTTTGTTATAGAGGACAGGGGCTAGCAAATAAATCCACATCAAAACAAGGGACTGAGAAAATATGTGGTCAACAAGCGCTGATCACTAAATGGCAGTCAGAATAGGGGGCCCAAAGCAATTTCCCCTTTTTAGAAACCTAAAACATTCTCTAGTGACATCCTTGTTCACTAAAGAAAACCTTAATCCTCATTATATTTCTCCACATACAAGAAGGATAATCTAATACTTATCTTGCCCCATCAAAAATTGCTACCAAAACCAATATGATCATCAAGTGTGTTTACCACTATCCTACTCTCCTTGCTAACCCATTTTAAACAGGGCATTTATAAAGATTAACCATTGCTGGTGTGTATTGGTCACAACAGTCGACAAGTATGCTGCTTCTGGTTTAGAGATCAGTACTTGCACGACTTCAACATTGACTACGGAACGAGGTTCTTGTATCCACTTTTGCTGTGAATTATTGATCATCGACTCCTTACACAGTTGCTTAGTCGACTCAGTCTTTGGCTTGACCAACTGCAAGACTAATGAGTTGATCGACCTGATCATCAACTGATTGACCCGATGTTCTCCCTTTCACCTTTGCCACGTTGCTGTCTGACTGGAGCTACTCTTTCTTTTTCCATGGTTGTTTATGGAAGGAAATGGCTATAGTTTGACCTCTCGGAGCACAATCATTCACGATGAAAGGTGCGTGCCCGATGAAGTTCCCAATTGATCCAAGATGGCTTTGGCTTCAAGGCTCCCTCTTTAGATGAAGGTGAGCTCCTCTCCGCACTATGACTTCTTCAGTGAAACCCTCTCCCTGGCACCCTATTCCGTTGGTCAAAGCCGCCATTCTTCTAAGAACAgatttgcatgcatgcatgcaatgAACATAAGAGGTTTCTTTTCATGTGAAGAGCCGCCTGCCAACTCTCCCATAAAACAGTTACCAACTAGCGGTCATAGTCCACATGAAAGCTCAATATTTAAAACCCCAAAAGTTGACCAACCCAGTCCATTTCCTTTTATACGCACTTCTTGTGCTCCAAACTAGTAATAATAGTCAAGGCTCAAATCAATTCAAACACATAGGTAAGCCATACTAAAGTAACTCCTCCAAGGAGATGTTGCAAAGAGTGCTCCGCAGATTGATTGTGAAGTCTCAGATCCCAGAAACTCTTTACAAGGTTCGAGCCCAAGATAGATTAATTGTGAAAGGATCAGAAATACTTTTACCAGATATGTGCCCAAGCTATGAATGACAAGCTTCTAAAAGCATCATGTACAAatgagcaagaaaaagaaactgGATCACTTGGGAGGGCCTGATTTATTGCATAGAAACCCCATAATTTCTTCCTCAAAGATTGGAGAAGGAACACAGATATGCAACTTGGCCTTCTGAGTTTTACCATCCCTATATCTCATCCTTAAATCATCAacagtaataaactaaaatcattGACAGTCACTGCACCCCTTTTCCAAATTTCTTTGCAGATCATACCAACAATTCATTCACAACCTTGATGAAGCATTGACCCACCAACATAGCATTGCCTGAAATCCATCTACCTTGAAGATAGACTTTGTAACATTTATATGACTAGATTTTAAATGTCATGTTAGGTCCGggattttatttaatttagatTTGTTATCTTCAAAAACTCCTCCAAGGATATGTTGCAAAGAGCGCTCTGGAAACAGATTGATTGTGAAGGCTCAGATCCCAGAAACTCTTTACAAGGTACGAACCCAAGATAGATTAATAGTGAAAGGATCAGAAATACTTTTACCAGATATGTGTCCAAGCTATGAATGACAAGCTTCTAAAAACAGCATGTACAAATGAGCAAAAAAAGAAACTGGATCACTTGGGAGGGCCTTATGATTTATTGCATACAACCCCCATAATTTCTTGCTCAAAGATTGGAGAAGGAACACAGATAGGCAACTTGGCCTTCTGAGTTTTACCATCCCTATATCTCATCCTTAAATCATCAacagtaataaactaaaatcattGACAGTAACTACATCCCTTTTCCAAATTTCTTTGCAGATCATACCAACAATTCATTCACAACCTTGATGAAGCATTGATCCACCAACATAGCATTGCCTGAAATCCATCTACCTTGATGATAGACTTTGTAACATTTATATGACTAGATTTTAAATGTCATGTTAGGTCTggcattttatttaatttagatTTGTTATCTTCATATTATATTACAAAACACAGAATTTTTAAAGGATGTATCTTGAGATAGAACTCCCATAAACTCCTGTCCAAAGCTTAGAGAAGCAGGGTGGAGATGTAATTTGAACTTCTGAGTATTACTACTCCCTATATATCATCCTTAAATCATCAATTGTAACGAACTAAAATCATCGGTAGTAACTGCATCTCTTTTCCAAATTTAATTGCAGATCATCTCGATAGTAACTGGTCGACTCTATGTTATCTGCAAATGGAAACGTAAATTAACATTTTTAGTCAGTATAGCTTCtagctattttttttcttcctcataGAGGGGGAAAACATATTGGTTGAAGGATTTGGGGACTGGACATAGAGCTGAGTCATAACAAGTGACCCATGACATGGCTGTTTATAAGATTTTCTTTAGTTAGCAAGCTATATAGCAAATTACTGCCTAAAAATCCCAATTTGCAATCTGCTCCTCCATTATAAAAGTCTTTCAATCTACTTTGTTTGTGGCCATTCCTGATTCTTAAAACCGAGTATTTTTCTCTGCTTAAAGCAAAAGAACATCTGTATTTGTATGTATGTGCGCTTGTGCATGTGCTCCTGCGTGTCATTGTGACGGTGCATTATTTTTTGATCAAATAAAGACACTTTACTAGGTATTGTTTTCTTTGAAGAAAACCATCCTACCATATTTCCATACGAGCATGATACATCCATGAAGTTATTTTCTAGAATAGTGCTTTCTTCTATAATCACTTCAGCATTTATCACGCCCCTAGGTAATTATGATGACATCAACTTCCTTGGAATCTTTTCATACAAATAGCTCCCCACTCATGCAGATTCTAGAAGTATCCTTTTTAACAGCATCAGTGACTTTTCTAGGGAACAAGAAAAAACACGAACTATGTACAAACTATATTTTATATGGCCACTCTCATAAATTAAATATAAGcttgtgattaatttatgaACATACAATAACAAATTATAATCTTCTGGCTAGAATTGTTTATTCTCTGTTTGTTTCATCATTCACATACTTCAGGACATAAGAGCAGTGGAGCAGTCATGTCTTACTTTCTTCATCACATGGATAGTCAGTAAGATAGTGGCTGCTTTATTTTCCCCTTGAAAAGTAAAAGTACATAGCATGATATGATCCATGTGGTTCATAATTAATACTTACAAGGATAATTTTGGTTTCATCCAAGTCCCTCTGAATTTTCAGCAACTTGTCGGCCTCCGCAGGGTCCTAAGGCAAACATAATGTGCATGCAGTAAAAACAGTTAAATACAATTTATTcaatttattataaataaaaaaatgaagcacAATATTTTGGACTCCAACAAGAAATGACTAACATCTATTAAAACCTTCAATTTTATAATGTGAAGAAACAAATCTTTCAGAACATAATGTAAAAGAGTCATATTttctgtatgtatgtatgtatgcatgatagaaatgataaaaataaaagacaaaGTTCTGTATAAGCCAATACATAATGTGATAGGGCCACTAGTTTTGGTAAAGTTTTCACAATCTACAGAAAAATGTGGAGGAAATTCAGAGGAATGGGTCCCAACACTAGagtaacatttttttaaaaaagatattttttataAGGAGTTTTTATGAAttctgaaatggatggcaaagaAAATTCAGTTTTAGCTAAAATCAAAAAGTTGGAAGGGGGCCATCATTTTGGTAGCAAATAAAAGTTTTCATAATTTCCAGAAATATGTAAAGAGGAAACTCAGAGATATAGGTATCAAGTCCCATCtgacataaaatataaaaacaatGCTTTCTTTTATAGAAAGTTTTATGAACTATGACACTGAATAAGCATATGCTGTAACTTTAACAAGACCCTATTCTCCAGCATCAAGGTATTTGGGAGTTAAAATAAGGAGCCGATAGAACTCCTTGCAGAAAGGGCATAGAATTTAAACCAATCTATAATTGACTACCTGTATCTAAAAATATCAAAGAAATGACACAAACCTGAAATTTTGTTAATGCTTCATTTAAGTATGGCCATGGTTGAGTGGCATCTATCTGTGCTGATCTCCATGAATCCCCAAAA
Encoded here:
- the LOC103703168 gene encoding LOW QUALITY PROTEIN: ubiquitin carboxyl-terminal hydrolase MINDY-3-like (The sequence of the model RefSeq protein was modified relative to this genomic sequence to represent the inferred CDS: inserted 1 base in 1 codon) translates to MADREDEELQMALRMSLQSSPPEAKRSKPRESPEESVEARNRRLQRELLASAAEKRIRAMENKSVSLARPVGAREEAVDKIAAAAAGPAVPKAEVXGSAGGKVEEVERTGLDSGEELSPSDADQLFLMVFGSGVSRDVLVQWSNQGIRFSSDPETCIGLVQHEGGPCGVLATLQAYVLKYLLFFPDDLVKLEANSPLYSLGQRRFYQSSFAATDNFASITDDRKERALVHSMVEILFLCGSEKRAVIATLGVLSHHADDGSKVDQNEMVSKALDGLSIESASDLQKVLRVNAYDSRTAAFHHLIATLPVFRSRMGAILFLISALLSRGLESIQADRDDPNPPLVTAPFGHASQEIVNLLLCGRAVPNVFDGRMDLGGGMFLKGIPTNVEVGFLSLLESLNFCKVGQFLKCPKWPIWVVGSESHYTVLFALDPSVQEENELEVRASKIRRAFDAQDQSGGGGFISVEGFQQVLTEANITLPREKLESLCCTGFIVWSEFWQALLDLDKSMGGFKDSSGLMGKKLFDIYHFNGIAKSVLNGNSAAGGENPLQRPRLCKLSVSVPPRWTQEEFLADMVTALSSDTSGKESGIVELNQPSQHAPLVDCIRTRWARATCCWVGDAPSIV